Proteins encoded together in one Streptomyces sp. NBC_01216 window:
- a CDS encoding electron transfer flavoprotein subunit beta/FixA family protein, giving the protein MTLRIAVCVKYVPDATGDRGFADDLTVDRDEVDGLLSELDEYAVEQALQISEESDDAEVTVLTVGPDDAKDALRKALSMGADKAVHVNDEDIHGSDVIGTSAILAKALEKTGFDLVVCGMASTDGTMGVLPALLAERLGLPQMTLLSELSVADGLVKGRRDGDAATEQVEAPLPAVVSVTDQSGEARYPSFKGIMAAKKKPVEELDLDDLGIDADEVGLAGSWTLVDSAAARPARTAGTIVTDEGDGGKQLAAFLAAQKFI; this is encoded by the coding sequence GTGACCCTGAGGATCGCTGTCTGTGTGAAGTACGTACCCGACGCCACGGGCGACCGGGGTTTCGCCGACGACCTGACCGTCGACCGCGACGAGGTCGACGGCCTCCTCTCGGAGCTGGACGAGTACGCCGTCGAGCAGGCCCTGCAGATCTCCGAGGAGTCCGACGACGCCGAGGTCACCGTCCTGACGGTCGGCCCGGACGACGCCAAGGACGCCCTGCGCAAGGCGCTCTCGATGGGCGCCGACAAGGCCGTTCACGTCAACGACGAGGACATCCACGGCTCCGACGTCATCGGCACCTCGGCGATCCTCGCCAAGGCGCTCGAGAAGACCGGCTTCGACCTGGTCGTGTGCGGCATGGCGTCGACGGACGGCACCATGGGCGTGCTGCCCGCGCTGCTCGCCGAGCGCCTGGGCCTGCCCCAGATGACGCTCCTGTCGGAGCTGTCCGTGGCGGACGGCCTGGTCAAGGGCCGCCGGGACGGCGACGCCGCGACCGAGCAGGTGGAAGCCCCGCTGCCGGCCGTGGTGTCCGTCACCGACCAGTCCGGCGAGGCCCGGTACCCCTCCTTCAAGGGGATCATGGCCGCCAAGAAGAAGCCGGTCGAGGAGCTGGACCTGGACGACCTGGGCATCGACGCCGACGAGGTCGGCCTGGCCGGGTCCTGGACCCTGGTCGACTCGGCCGCGGCCCGCCCGGCCCGTACCGCGGGCACCATCGTCACGGACGAGGGCGACGGCGGCAAGCAGCTCGCCGCGTTCCTGGCCGCGCAGAAGTTCATCTGA